One Xiphophorus hellerii strain 12219 chromosome 1, Xiphophorus_hellerii-4.1, whole genome shotgun sequence DNA segment encodes these proteins:
- the LOC116727713 gene encoding cilia- and flagella-associated protein 251 — MMEGFADLLTDAFSEGSVPSFSTGDLDFESFCFDERSEEEQNKNPKTENDEARLQEASAEGAALLEGPLADALNSDENAYKEQTDEENDEEGLNRVRFSNETPEDDECPSSDGEEERSYFCSGRDGEEEAECQEEDEDTLKSIYKTVDGILEDEDSEILEDVDELQVSNNLQEEAHSDEEENGCRNENIAESPESEEEQEVDLDSSESDYEGVKTEEEEKEKPGTADPADSGLEFSCISLQNLQDLISEVDGEVYEEKMSDFTGEEHQEAGESFADYPSDFSSGEYGRNAATARSASPRPREEEGLQRAVTESHGSEEEGSGKEEEFLFSRDIELNVEKMMMSLDEAAGDEVEAKTEHLLRGTSFDDEEKTSESDSYSSSDEEEPLRRSSDVFSDKSRTRFLEDDTNLENIRSLGASGSDDSSFGRDRYDPAEFLSSGLGELETKTFLYEFFLSGEDTDGTESPNSGGNQCPDQDVNSYSVVQKKDSIPASPFVQGSIDDSFFFNTEPKDFTDDGQQEVEEEEEEEEEEEEDEYEERRNFEQMKQRIEAFKRFYDNSDTRTGEKRGRKKFSFVQTPYLK; from the exons ATG ATGGAGGGCTTTGCTGATCTTCTCACTGATGCattttcag AGGGTTCAGTTCCCTCGTTTTCCACGGGAGACTTGGACTTTGAGAGCTTCTGTTTTGATGAGAGGAGCGAGGAGGAACAGAACAAAAACCCAAAGACAGAGAATGACGAGGCTCGGCTTCAGGAAGCATCTGCAGAAGGTGCAGCTTTGTTGGAGGGCCCCCTTGCAGACGCACTGAACTCAGATGAGAACGCTTACAAAGAGCAGACTGATGAGGAAAATGATGAAGAGGGGCTTAACCGGGTCCGTTTTAGCAATGAAACCCCAGAGGACGATGAATGCCCAAGCTCTGACGGAGAAGAAGAACGGAGCTATTTCTGCTCTGGAagagatggagaggaggaggctgAATgccaagaggaagatgaagataCACTGAAGTCAATTTATAAAACAGTGGATGGGATCCTGGAGGATGAAGACTCTGAGATCCTGGAAGATGTTGATGAGCTTCAAGTCAGCAACAACCTGCAAGAAGAGGCGCacagtgatgaagaggagaacGGATGTAGAAATGAGAACATTGCAGAAAGTCCTGAGAGTGAGGAGGAACAAGAAGTCGACCTGGACTCCTCTGAATCTGACTACGAAGGTGTGAAAActgaagaggaagagaaagaaaaacccGGCACTGCCGATCCGGCAGATTCTGGTTTGGAGTTCTCCTGCATATCTCTCCAGAATCTGCAGGATCTCATCTCTGAAGTGGATGGTGAGGTTTACGAAGAGAAAATGTCAGACTTCACTGGCGAGGAGCACCAGGAGGCAGGCGAGAGCTTTGCAGATTACCCCTCAGACTTTTCCTCTGGTGAATACGGCAGAAATGCTGCCACTGCACGGAGCGCCTCGCCTCGTCCGAGGGAGGAAGAAGGCCTGCAAAGAGCCGTGACTGAAAGCCACGGGTCTGAGGAGGAGGGTTCTGGGAAGGAGGAAGAGTTCCTGTTCAGCAGAGATATAGAATTAAATGTTGAGAAGATGATGATGAGCCTGGATGAAGCAGCTGGAGATGAAGTTGAAGCGAAAACAGAGCATTTGTTGAGAGGGACCAGCTTTGACGATGAAGAGAAGACAAGTGAGAGCGACTCCTACAGCTCCAGTGATGAGGAAGAGCCACTGAGAAGATCCAGTGATGTATTTTCAGATAAGTCCAGAACCCGATTCCTTGAAGACGACACAAACCTGGAGAACATTAGATCTCTTGGTGCCAGCGGCTCTGATGACAGCAGCTTTGGGCGTGACAGATACGATCCTGCTGAGTTCCTCAGCTCAGGGTTAGGTGAGTTAGAAACCAAAACCTTTCTGTATGAATTCTTCCTGAGTGGAGAGGACACAGATGGGACAGAATCACCAAATTCAGGGGGAAATCAGTGTCCGGATCAAGATGTCAACAGCTACTCTGTGGTGCAGAAGAAAGACTCGATACCAGCAAGTCCGTTCGTCCAAGGATCCATCGACGACAGCTTCTTCTTCAATACCGAACCCAAGGACTTCACTGATGATGGAcagcaggaggtggaggaagaggaagaggaagaggaagaggaggaggaggacgagtaCGAAGAAAGGAGAAACTTTGAGCAGATGAAGCAGAGAATTGAAGCTTTCAAAAGATTTTACGACAACAGCGATACGAGAACGGGCGAGAAG AGAGGCagaaaaaagttcagttttgtgcAGACCCCTTATCTCAAGTGA